Within Myxocyprinus asiaticus isolate MX2 ecotype Aquarium Trade chromosome 18, UBuf_Myxa_2, whole genome shotgun sequence, the genomic segment TTCCCCTCGTTTGAAAGAAATGATTTATTATAGATATTATataccttattcacgctagcgccatctttgatttttaatgggaactacaacgaggctgtgagggatagacttacatctATTAAGTGGCacgaacagtataaagctgtaaaaagctcctagatcacaactaattttccacaactcatgttgtcttaAGTTTTATGTCTACTAAATGttcttgaaaatatgtttttttcatatttgcatatgtccgcggaacgatccaaaatcACTTTAAGctgcagtacaacccattgaagaggcTATGCGTCTAACTCTCAcaacctcgttgtcattcccgtcaaaaatcaaagatggcgctgctgtgaataaggtctcaAGTTACAACATCACAAGTGGTAGACGTCCTTAGACCACGCCCATTGTCCCTTTAAACAATgacaatttgacaaaaataatgtttctattcgtcttaaaaaaaaaaaaaaaacatttaaaatgtatgaatgaaatgccaaaacatttacaaatcatTCTGAAAAAATATTGAAAGTAGTTCCATCGCTACGTCACGAGTCCACCAGCTCCCAGTGCTTAAATAGTCCCTTAACAAACGGTCAAGTTTCTTAGTTTTCTATAAATGGTTTATTGAAATAAAGATTAAAGATGGTTAAATATAGTTTTATAAATAATCTAAGACCATTTGTATAAAACAAAATACTAACTCATACGAAACCAACAGATTGGCCGGAAGTGACCTGAGTCGGATGGATACAGAAGTGCCGGTGTCGTGCTtcattccttcctttcttccgtgGCCGCCATCAAGTTAGGAGCGTTGTTCCTGGCGAGCCGTGAAAACTTATAAAAATGGTGAGCAGAGTGAACCCGTTTTCACATGATTGAGCTAGTTTTAACAAAAGCTTTTGTTTCGTTGTTACACGTGCATTTAGGTCATTTGTTTGCTGTAAAGACAAAATGTTATTCGTTAGTTACGAGGCTCACGTTTCATGAGTTCTCGGGAGCCATTTTGAACTAGTGCGGCGTGTACACACGTGTAGTCATGACTGAGGCAACTGGGTTAAAACATTTGAATTAAGACGCTCTAATAAATATGTAGTGTTTAGTACATTATAGAAGTCCTTTTGTGTCCGATCTAAATGCAATTCAACGAACAAACTAATGTCATTGTATGTACATAGGGATGTCGACATGTGTGCTGTGGCCTAGCGCTACAGTTGTTCAATGGAAAAGCATACATGCACAGTGGTTTCCCCACTATATTTATATTACTTAAACATTTTTTGATACTCTTGCTATGATGGTGTAATTTGCGTCCTACTCTGTGATCAGTGACAGATGCCTACTGTCTCATGCTGGCACAGAAGGGTGACGAAAACCGAGACTGAGCAAGATTCGGAGTTCTCATTAATGAAACTTCAGAAATGTAAATGTCCTTAAGTTATTCATACCTCACTTTTTAGGCTTGTGCCCGACCGTTAGTCTCGGTCTACTCCGAGAAAGGGGAGACAACCGGCAAAAATGTGGTTATGCCTGCAGTGTTCAGGGCTCCCATCCGCCCTGATGTTGTCAACTTCGTGCACACCAACATGCGCAAGAACAAGCGTCAGCCCTACGCCGTCAGTGCGCTGGCAGGTGAGTGTTGTTTTAATAACAGTTCTTTGGTATGTTGCTTGACTGATGATATTCCACTTCAGGTCCGTGTTTCTGAATAACTGATTTTGATGGAAGTTCTGATTAGCCTTTTTGTACTTCAATTATATTTTGTGCATTATGATGAGAGATGATCAAATGTAACACGTGTTTCAGGTCACCAGACCAGTGCTGAGTCCTGGGGCACAGGAAGAGCTGTTGCCCGTATCCCCCGTGTGCGTGGTGGTGGCACCCACCGCTCAGGCCAGGGTGCTTTTGGAAACGTATCCTTCTGTGTTACTGAACTAACATGAGAATTGAAAgcattcacttaaaaatgaaatggtAATGTTATCAGATTCATGTTGTCCCAAGCCCGTATGACTTAAacctgtgttccacaaaagaaagtttgGCAGTATGTtggtctcggtcaccattcacttttattgcatattttctACACAATGTGAGTGAATGGTAAGTGAGGTCTTTCtgccttgtttttttgttgcatggaaaaaaagtcatgtgagtttgaaacaacataagggcgGGTAAATGAGTTTTCATTTGAATGAACTTCCTTCAAATTTATAATTTGTGGCACAGTCTTTAATTTATAATCGAACACTTGCTGTGATGGTGTAATTTGCGTCCTACTCTACGCATAGTGACAGTTGCCTGCTGTCTCATGCTGTCGTGGAAGGTTGACGAATATTGAGTCTGAGCAAGTTCACATGTTTTTATAATGCGTTTGCTGTGTTATAAAATTGACCCTTAACACTTGTGTAGATGTGTCGTGGTGGCCGCATGTTTGCCCCCACAAAGACTTGGCGCCGTTGGCACCGTAGGATCAATGTTAACCAGAAGCGTTATGCCATCTGCTCTGCCTTGGCTGCCTCTGCTCTGCCTGCCCTGGTCATGGCCAAAGGTTAGCAAATCCTAATAAAGTCCAGCATTCTATTCTGATGGTAcacccaattttttttaatgctagtTTAACTTTGAAAATCTTATAACAGTGCATGTCTGCACTGTTTACTGTGTGGGTTGCCATTTGGATTGGCATTCTGCTCTCCATTCAGTGCAAAAGAAAAGCTCAGTTAGCAGAAGGGCCAAATCAAACTGCTGGTTTTTCCCTTTCGAAGGCTGAGCACATTAAACAGTGATTCGTAATTGATAAATTGCCAGACTTTAATGTATTTTCTGTAACCAATGTGGGACGTTTCAGGTCACCGCATTGAGGAGATCCCTGAGGTTCCAGTTGTCGTTGATGATAAAGTTGAGGGATACAAGAAGACTAAGGAGGCCGTGCTTCTGCTGAAGAAGCTTAAGGCTTGGAACGACATCAAGAAGGTTAGATTCTCATGCTTTAATATTACTGAATATGTTGCGTTTTACCAGTATTATTTTTACATGAACTTCTGGTCTCCAGGTTTACGCCTCTCAGCGCATGCGTGCCGGTAAGGGTAAGATGAGGAACCGAAGGCGTATCCAACGAAAGGGACCATGTATCATCTACAACGAAGACAACGGTGTGACGCGAGCTTTCAGAAACATCCCTGGTATGTAAACGGATATTGCATTGGAGTGTTTCTGCACATGATGATATCTACTTCTGGTCCGTGTTTATGAGGCCCATGATCTTAGTGGAAGTTCTGACCGTAATATAATGAATACAGAATGTTGTTCTGCTGTTGTGGTGTCATAGCTGGTTGCAAAAGAGCTGAATGCATGATCTCTCTTCAGGCATTACGCTGCAGCGCGTGTCCAGACTGGATCTGTTGAAGCTTGCTCCAGGTGGACACATCGGTCGCTTCTGCATTTGGACAGAGAGCGCCTTCCGCAAGCTGGATGACCTTTACGGCACCTGGCGCAAACCTTCCTCCCTGAAAGTGAACTACAAGTGAGTTCCCACTTATCCTTAAAGATGAGTTTCTTGTGTGCATTGGACAGCAATGATGAGCTTCTACTTCTGGTCCGTGTTTATGAACACCATGATCTTTTCAGAAGTTCTGAGTGAAAATATGATGGGCTGAAACAACACTTGCCCAAATGCACACCTATTTATAATGTAAGTTAATAGATATTGAGAATAAGCTTGTAGACTTACCGACTTGTCATGTTCCAGTTTGCCAATGCACAAGATGACCAACACAGATCTGAACAGAATCCTCAAGAGTGAGGAAGTCCAGAAGGCACTTCGTCCTGCTAAGTATGTTTTGgtttctttattttctgtatcAACAATGCTGTAATAAAATTGCAATGATGATATTCCTACTTCAGGTCCGTGTTTCTGACTTATGATTACTTTGGAAGTCCTGAGCCATTTTTCTCTGAAACTCAAGGATTGTCTTTAAGTGTACAGTACAATGTAAAgtaacatgtttgtttttaatcTATTGCAGTCACAAGATTAATCGCAGAGTTTTCAAGAAGAACCCTCTGAAGAACCTGAGCGTGATGATGAAACTCAACCCCTACGCCAAGACAGCCCGTCGCCGTGCTATCCTGGCACACAACCCTGAAGTACGTACACACAGCCCAGGTTTCAGGACCCAGTAGCATATTAGTTTTCCTACTGTGTAGCCACACACTTTGTACATACAATGCAACCATGTTTCATCAATTTCTAAATCTTAACTCTCTACAGATCAAGGCTAAGATGCTGAAACCCAAGAAGAAGAAGGTTGTGAAGAAGGCTAAGAAGCCTGCTGCAGCTCCAGCTCCAGCTAAAGAGTAGTGCTCTTAAAGACTTTGGAGTTCAGAAATGCTTTCAAATAAAACCATTCAAAATCCTGCTAAAACTGTCATTCTTAATCCACTGAAAATCACTTATGCATTGCTAaactcagtcagttttcatctgTTAAATAAaccttttattttaatatacaagTTTGTATAAGTTAAATGACTGATTTATGCTCCCGTTGTGAGTTATAGGCTGCAGATTCATCATATTTGGAATGGGATAAAGCAGAACACAAAACATTACAGTGAAACAAAGTAACCACTCAAAGGGGTAGCTAATTGTTAATGTAGCCACAGACATTGAAAAAAGTCATAACATCACTATCATAACCGATTGACAATTAGAGGGGAATCCTTTGCTTTAAACTTCTTGAAGTAACTTGAGGTGAAATAGTTCAACCATGAAAATTTTGTTTAGCCTCCCtgatgctgttccaaacctgtatgacttgattTCTTTGGCAAAATGTTGGGTTCTgatagcctcagtccccatttacttgtatgaaaaagagctgcaCAGTCAGCATTAGTAAATATTTTCCGAGGAAGAAAACAACTCAAGGATTTGTGTACACATGAGGGAGGGTAGGTAAATggctttttggggtgaactatcccttcactTCCCAATATCAGCATGTAGTTAAAAACTTTGatttgtaataataatgtaagtgctttgaaAATATTGTAACAATCTCGTGTATAGCCAAAACCCTCTGGATGTGACAAAGATGTTAGACAATAGTTGGCAGAACAGAATTCAAGTATACTAACAAAGGTGTGGCACACTGTTACAGCTGTATACATCTCATGATAATACTCAAGACAACATCTAAAATAAGATGGGGAGGTTTTAGGAAGCGGTAGTTTGCTGTCAGCCTCTGGATTGATTGGCAGGTAGGAATCAGTGCCGGCGGAGAAACGCTGTAGATGGTAGGAATGCTTCAATAGTTGGCTTTGAAAAAGATGATTGTTCTCACATTCCCACACTGTGAGTTGGAGTTGCTGGTTGGTTTAGCCCAATGGTGCTGCATAGCCATCCAGCAAAGTCAACCTCCTCTGCCTCAGAGTTCTTTATGAAGGTATGGACCTGAAAAAGTAGATGATGTTAAATCAATTGCGCATCTGTTCAAAGAATAGGAAAGAATGCACTACACAAGTATGTGGACTCCTAATTAATAGGTTTCTGTAATTCCAGTAAAGGCCAATTTTAATGCAACAGCATACAATGACATCCTAGAGAATTGTgagcttccaaatttgtggcaacagtTTTGGGAGGGCCCTTTCATTGACAAAGTGAGGTTCATAAATAAATGGTTTACgaagtctggtgtggaagaacttaacTGACCCTCACAAAACCCAGGCTTGAACACCTTTGGAATAAACTGGAATGCCGACTGTGATTCAGGCCCCCCTGTCCAACATCcatgcctgacctcactgatgttcTTGTGTCTAAATgggagcaaataaaaaaaatctagtggAAAGCATTCTTAGAAAAGTGGATGCTGTTAGGGAGGACCAATGACTTTTTAATTCCaatggttttgaaatcaaatgcttatcaagcacatatgggtgtggtgtttggGAGTCCGCATACTTTCGGCCATACACCGTATCTCAGGAAATGTGGTCTGTTCAAGGAATAGATAATAGAAAATTTTAGTTCCTACCATCAGCTGCTTAAGGTCTGCCCTTTCCGCTGGATTTTtgattaaactaaaaaaaataaaaaaaaataatcaattagtaataaagtatataaaatgtacacaGACAGAATATTTGTTTAATCTGGCAGCAGATttcacatagttttttttttggcttaaccactagatggcacatcAAGCATCAACTGAAGAAACAGACTGTTGCAGCACAAAATTTCTGTCATGCCCTATAAAATTAAATGCTGACAAAATCAAGTTTTTGCTTACCACTTGTTAACAAAGTCTTGAAATTCTGCACCAAATATGCTTGGCAGCTTGGGAGGTggctgaaaatgaaaaaaaaaaaaaaacagctccatTAAGCCCAAGTAGAACAGCCAATAAATCCTCACTTTAATTACTTCACTCCCATAAAACAGTTTAGTGATCTTTAAAGCACCATTGAGAGCTTACTTCATTGACAATATAGTCAAGAAGCTCAAATATAGCCATAGGAGGTCTGCTGTCTGGACCGTATGCTgaaaagacaaacagacaaacatcACTAATATATTATCTCAGGATTGTTTTATAGTACTACTGTAATGAAAAGTGTATAGCAGAAACAAATAACTGATCGGTTTCCACATGCAGTAAAGCCTCCAACAGCAGAGACAGCTCTCTACAGGATGGCAAACAGACACTCACAGCTGCCGGGTCGACCAGGGGGCCTGGGTTTAGGGGAGGCCTCGCTGACCGATGGGTCACCCTCGAGGGGCTGACCAAAGATTTGCTCCAGCTCCTTTGCATCTGGTGGTGGGATAGGGAAGCGTCCGATGGCCATCTCCACCAGAGAGAGACCCATACTCCATATGTCAGACTGGACAGAATAGTGAGTCCCTTGAAGACGTTCTGGCTGCAGATGGACATACAGAAAAAGGGAGGAGgattaacagagagagagagagagaaagaaagggggGAAATAACTGTTATCAAACAGGAAGAGATATGATGAGAACAGGAGCCTGAAAAAAACAGACAGCCCCCTTGAGATACTCTGATCAAACATTCAGCTGGGAATCATGTCTACCAGTCCTTGCCTTACAAGAATTGCAGTGTCAAAGTATGTAGTTTCTACTAATCTTGATTAATTtatcaaataatttaaaagtaatttatcttataatgttttcatattttccaAGTTAATGCATTAATCCATTCAGTTCTAAGAAAACTATATAATAGGCCTATGTGTATTTATTAGTTGTGTCAATTTGTGGGGGTGACATTCATAGATCTGGTAAAATTGGcatttgtaatggcaaaattCACTTACAGACATATAAGATCTGGTGCCCACAAACGAATTGGCCATGGAGTCAATAAGCTGTCCGCTCACACCGAAGTCACACAACTTGATTTCACCGCGCGAGTTCACCAGGATGTTGGATGGCTTTACATCTTAAAGACAAGGACAAGGTTCTCTTTAGTAAGTACCATGTcaataaaaactaatttaaaaaaaatgtctgcttGAGATAGTATGACACAAATCACCTCTGTGCATGATTTTGTGTTTCTCCCGCAGATAGGACAGGCCTTTTATCACCTGCATGAGAGAAAAAGTCCAGTAACATGAAGCATTCTACTTCAGCCTTATTGTGTGGAATCAGTCCACAAGAGACCATTGAGATAATTGTGAGAAAGTTTACTGAGATACCAACCGCAATGCTAACTTTGCCCAGTATTTGCTCTGGGATCTTGCCTGCTTTCTTCAAGGACTGGTCCAGGGAGCCACCGTCCTACAATAGAAGATTTGTGATAGAGAAATATTCAGCAGGTACACTTATAGAACTTTCGCACTTAACATAAAACTGAACTATGGAGGTATTTTCATAGAAGAATATTGAAAAGATATTATAAgcaatttaataacatttatgGATCTATAGATGAGAAACTATTAGATACATATTTCTAAAGCTGACAAGTAGATAGTACACATTTCAATGAAATATAGTAAAGATATGCAGTTAGGGCCCCAAAACTTCTTGTTTAAATTATGCATGTTGATAAAGTAGATAATGTAGTGACTGAAACCAAGAGATGAAAAcgacaaataattttttacttcGAGGAGGCATTTAGGGTGCATTCACACTAGAGCTTTTGATGATGACCAGAGTCCGTGTGACGTCAAAGTTTCGTTGGTGCGAAAGCAGTTTtccgagtccacttgaaaagtTGGTCTGGGTTTCATGTGAACTCGAGTATGATACAAAggttgtataaaagcaatccGTCCTGAAGTGAACCACTACTGATGACATAACTTGCATCTTTACAAGCTTCTGGTCACGCTTATAATAggataatgcatttctcatagttGCTTATCTCAGCTAAAATTGCCTTCGTAGAGTGGCTTCAATTATTTGCATCTTTTGCAATGCATTCGCAGTAGACAAATGCAAGTGCCgatctgtgcatgtaaagtttttgtTATAAATTCAAAGGGACAAAAGTAGTACACAGAATAACACTGTGAAACTTACAGTGCTAACTGTGATACTGCAAACGTTCCATGGTTTGGACCCAAAAGTACAATTTGAAAAGAGACCCGCGAGGGCAAGGGAAGGAGGTTGGTATTAAACTTGGGTTCGGACACAGCAATCGAACTAAGtgtgaaaactaaaaacacagcTAAAGTAAAAGGTTCCTTTCATATTCCTCTATATTATGTTTGACATTGAGGGTAGAAAATACCATGTGCTCCATACAGATGCTGATCTCTCCGTCACTGTAGAAAGCCCCATAGAAGCCCACTATGTATGGTGAGTTACATTCATGCAGCACCTGCAGCTCTCTGATGATCTGATTTCTTATTGCTGGCTTGATCTCTAGGTGAATCAACTGTTTAAAAGAAGAGAAAGCGAGAGGGCTGAAGAAACAGTGCAGTGGCATGATGTTTGCTCTGGGAAGACCATAGATGTGTGACTACCTGAGCACTGAATACTGGCTCACTGAGGTTCAAGCTCAGAGTGAGACCTGGCCTGACTTACAGGTTTTATATCACTGCTTATTCAGTCATGCATACACACtcttatatataatacattttaaagacaaCATAAACTCAAAATTGACCCAATTAACTTTCTGAATGAATGTCTCTGCTCTTACAGTGCAATGTGTGCATGACTCATCAGTACAGTAAAAGTCTGttttcattataattaataaaattgaATATGATTTTCCGCCTCTGAAATAACTATTCTTCTCTACTGATGTATTAGCATACCATGTTCGATCCATTAAAATCCTGATGGCCCCACCCTACATTATTTTCTCCTGAATATTCTGTTTTACtctgaaatacagtatgtgacatTCTGGAGGTAAACGGTGTTGTGaatgtttcatgttgtctttaatccTCTTTTGAAAGGtaaaatgttattgttatttcatgttatttCTAGTTTAAAGTAATTAAGGTAATTAATTAGTAATGAAGTAATTCATACTATATAcacacttataattttatactGTAGTATGAGTATAATGCAGTGCAAAGCATTAAGCTAAAGCCTCATATCTGGTAC encodes:
- the LOC127456004 gene encoding 60S ribosomal protein L4-B-like; translated protein: MACARPLVSVYSEKGETTGKNVVMPAVFRAPIRPDVVNFVHTNMRKNKRQPYAVSALAGHQTSAESWGTGRAVARIPRVRGGGTHRSGQGAFGNMCRGGRMFAPTKTWRRWHRRINVNQKRYAICSALAASALPALVMAKGHRIEEIPEVPVVVDDKVEGYKKTKEAVLLLKKLKAWNDIKKVYASQRMRAGKGKMRNRRRIQRKGPCIIYNEDNGVTRAFRNIPGITLQRVSRLDLLKLAPGGHIGRFCIWTESAFRKLDDLYGTWRKPSSLKVNYNLPMHKMTNTDLNRILKSEEVQKALRPANHKINRRVFKKNPLKNLSVMMKLNPYAKTARRRAILAHNPEIKAKMLKPKKKKVVKKAKKPAAAPAPAKE
- the LOC127456003 gene encoding dual specificity mitogen-activated protein kinase kinase 1-like, which encodes MQKRRKPEPIQLNPIPDGNAINGTGATETNLEALQKKLEELELDEQQKKRLEAFLTQKQKVGELKDDDFEKICELGAGNGGVVFKVLHRPSGLIMARKLIHLEIKPAIRNQIIRELQVLHECNSPYIVGFYGAFYSDGEISICMEHMDGGSLDQSLKKAGKIPEQILGKVSIAVIKGLSYLREKHKIMHRDVKPSNILVNSRGEIKLCDFGVSGQLIDSMANSFVGTRSYMSPERLQGTHYSVQSDIWSMGLSLVEMAIGRFPIPPPDAKELEQIFGQPLEGDPSVSEASPKPRPPGRPGSSYGPDSRPPMAIFELLDYIVNEPPPKLPSIFGAEFQDFVNKCLIKNPAERADLKQLMVHTFIKNSEAEEVDFAGWLCSTIGLNQPATPTHSVGM